A region of the Rattus norvegicus strain BN/NHsdMcwi chromosome Y, GRCr8, whole genome shotgun sequence genome:
ggctgcagaatttctcatggatggaaggaaggtgatgataCCATCACTCAATGGAAGGCCATTGTtttagatcaactgccaacaaatccctctctctatctggtcaagtatgacggaattgactgtgtctacgcACTTGAACTTCaaagcgatgagaggattttaaaccttaaggtcttgcctcacaaagtagtttttcctcaagtgaaagatgcccatctcgcaagtgccatggttggccgagctgtggagcacaaatttgagggcaaacatggctctaaggacatctggaggggggtggtcctagcccaggtgccgatcatgaaggactcgTTTTACATCACGTACGAAAAAGATCCACttctatacatctaccagctactggatgattacgcagaaggtaacctcTGTATCATTCCAGaaactcctccagcagaggtgaagtcagaagttgacagcgacatcttaacaggtcaatgcgTGCAGTACACCAGAAgtgacgggtccaaaaagataggcaaagtcatttaccaagttctagccaagccttccgtgtacttcatcaagtttgatggcgacgtccacatctacgtctataatctggtggaaaagatccattaaggtgaaattcacaaagtgtgggggacctggatgggtaatttataggattgggggaaaatgtttgtttttctttgtttcagatacccaagggcctttgacaaccccagtatcttttccagtggaatttgtttttgctgtaaaaattaaaatgtgagaTGTGACGTGTTGtttgtgaacactttggtggaggagacgggctttggtggatggaacatggagggGAAACCGGAAAGGTCAAGGATttaacagtaagtctaatgtcacataggCTAAAACAAGCAGGACTGAGCTGTTCTGgtatttagggagagaaaagaactggagatgaggttAGAGGAGAAGGGatggcacaggaaaaaaaaagatggatgtttaggaagcagtggagagggcccagaaatagatagactctctgtggtgaagtttgagggagaaacagacagttggggaaagagcggcaggtaacagggaggtggtcttggaactcaagtggaaacccaataaactgatccaagcagactcataatcagagaagatcaggttttgtttactaacgaaacctaatgaaacctgtttctcatatgtagatgtattatttttaattatgtgggtgggggcagggcatgaatagaggagaccacagagacaagaatagtcaagTCCCCTggactggaattaaaggtggttggggcccattggacatgagctcaaagaaccaaatccaggtcctatttcaaagcagacgagctcttgatccattggtcatctctctgGTCCCCTAAAGTCATCTATTTAAATAAATcaaaccttcacatgcagagaagagaccatgaagagggtaagaaagattaaattgatggtggtgtggaagaaagactaaagatacatgagggagtagaggacactgagggacgaaggaattccaaatggagttctcaatAAGTttagcaggagacccaggaagaacagaaagggtatAGAATtagttgaacttgggccacatccatattggtctctttggttccttaaagaacagccaagccatcactacagaaggtggatgtgaggtggaggcttccccagaggacattttgacgaggataagtcaagagtagtgaatgccaaactaagtttatatctatcgatacctgaaagtatcataacgtccattattttgtatgatcagtaaaaggaaatttaaaagggaagatgaggatgccgtgaacttctgtcaggtgttacgtggatcctgtgtttagcttcgcTGAGCACTGTTTccctctgttgcatcctgtaatatgttttgaggtctctgctcaatgcccctagatgaccacaaagagctcctgccctggcttgtcttgcctggctcttctTCGACTGGTTTCCTTCCTACACACCTGTAGGacctgttaccctatctagcgcaaggaagttcccgtcttttactcacatgtaagcttatcctcagaaaactcttgactgtgcctccaatgcagaggtgctgaggtctttcctatgccatttgttGTGATTTTAAAACgctttgtggttcctgacctTATAGCTCTCTCCTCCAGAGAAGCctctgtgcactccatggggtcacccttagccacatctacactccaagaatgTATTTTGAGGCATCCTTTTCATGGACTCAtttattgctgtttcttctctcaagaataagtttctcactgcaggacttgaaaatactttctatcgttgattatTTCTGCTATTTGGTGGTTTTTATAgtggctggttgtctgatggtttcagTGCTGCGAAAAGAcatcatgacaaaggcaacttataagggacaacatttaattagggctcaCTTACCGGTTCaaaagttcagtctattttcatcaagggaGGAAGCATGGAAGCAGATAGACAAATAtcgtgttggagaagaagcatatcacccccacagtgaaatgtttcctctaacaaggccacacctactcccacaaggccaaacctcctacatgtgccacacttcccatggaacaatcacattctaaccaccaccctgattatgccaacttgacacaagctagattcatgagagaagagggtgcctcagttgaaaaaatgcctccataacatCCAGGTGTAGGGCATTTCTTAGTGTTTGGTGGAAGAGGGCtaagcccactgtgagcggcaccattcctaggctggtggtaatgatttctataagaaagcaagctaagcaagacatgaggagcaagagagtaagcagtgccactccataacATCTGCCACAGTTCCTTcatccaggatcctgtcctgtttgagttcctgtcccaacttcctttggtgatgagcaggaatgtagaagtgtaagctgaataaaccttttcctccctaactttcTTTTTGATCACAGTGTTTActtacaacaatagaaaccctaagtaagacaatttcttatagaaacagtatGTCTAGTAGAGCAACAgatgcttacctcataaccacaaatagaaaagtacagacactttgttttaatttaaaggtaaatgTTGCTCATGAACTCTTTTGAGAAGTTCtaatttgcttccttctctccttgatgaatgccatgatcaaaactaacatggggtggaaagggttatttgccttacaggttacaaaccatcactgagggaaaccagaacaggagcttgaagtggtaacaaggaccactgcttgttggcttgctccctgtctcagtcattgttctgttacTGTAAatagacaccatggtcaaggcaactactataaaTGAAAGCATGTCATTggaggctagcttacagtttcagaagtctggccaatcatcatggcagggagcataacactggagcaatagagagctattgctctgtaagcagagaaagagagagagagagagagagagagagagagagagagagagagagagagaaacagcaaagcatggggctcttgaaaactcaaaccccacccttgtcgacacacccacttcctccaatgaggccagaCCTCTTAAcacttctaatccttgaaaatacagtCACTCCATgctaactaaatattcaaatatatgactgtgggagcctttcttattcaaaccactacactccCCATGGCATGCTCCcatactatttcttacagccttaaaggctattctttttatacataactactgatgaacttgcccacaattgtgggccctcccacaacaatcattattgaagaaaatgttccatagacttagccaaagactaatctaatggaggcagttcctgaattgttctctcttatcagttgactccagattgtcaagttgggaaaaaaaaaaaaagagtgagagacCCAGCActgtaatgtttctcttactccatgttacatactcaccaccagccactctcttctctcaatgtatagacccacttccctgtatggcagaactgaagagtaactactctcaccaacatgaatactcgaggatatgagacaagaaatgaatacattctacagatcccaatgccaagcaaaagaattttagtgtgtgttacacttactgggagactgtcagtcactggccattttatgggtcacagtagaccacagaaccaaaaagtcacaacatatatatcatctcctctcagcaggagacatagccctttcccaaatcccatgaatctatctgtaggcttagatttatcaaaacctactttatttagtgttcttaaacacttcaaacACCCTTCTatcccaccaaccagaggtagcagagagagaaatttaataggaaaaggcagagagttgtggacctatttagaagtaattctttggggcaattccaatcttcattgtgcagtacagtccaatagcaaacacaaaacatgaatcagtagcagtggcttgatctggcagagaccacaaggctttaacaaaccaacaagaagcatcAGAAGCAACCAGAAGCAGCCcaaatagcacaggttcttttgtgcatttctcattatggaacgaagaccagcaaagaccatcgaaaccttgcaaggtgtagcaatgtaaaaatgtcctctccctctctgtgggattacatttatgttctccataaacatcctgtcccccttcaagcatgtgctccagcgaaatatcacatgccttttcatgtgtctgcttcagcaaaacatcctctcctaacatagcttccagaaaaacatcctgtgacacaaatgaatttccaaagaaaacaaaatatttccacttcatctagccttatctcacacttggccgtgacatcacaaaacatataatggcagtcttgcaagggtcctagcACCCAGCTCCATcagccgctggagcttctgcaaatgCACTCCATGAAACTCAAcccctttcatgagcacaacctttagttatccccgtaaacattttgctctctccatctttgctctcaggcaatagctgtccaacttctagccaactcagctgtgatgAGAAAAACCCTCATaagaaagccatgaatttgatctgattttttttccctgacagaacggagtgttctccctgcatggttacactggtttctgagtcatctgtattaaaacccactactattaagagcaaagtcacaggaactatgacaaagaGCAAATCACatgacaagcatcacagttgacCAAGCCTTTCCTGGAGCTtaattgaagtataatttacatacttaaaaaatcctttattttaagtgtaatttaatgattttaaagcaaaattcatagcttccttcttttttttaaatactcatttcccactagttcatatgatatcgaagtctattaaaaacacagaagtgaagtcaggagaaggatcAGAGTGGGAAGTAGCAAGGTTCtggatttgctaagacaacagatacattggcagaatcgtctggataaaaccacttgggaaacattgggtcttctcttagcgtgcagcctccagacaaagagtttaaaggattaaatcatgggtcctcctacatcatatCCGGACCTGAACTGGTATGGTCAGCAAAACTTTTGGCCAcattcatgttaatcccattcaccACTCtaacaagttgcctagcaactcacatagttaaCAAACTTACTTTGGTTCACAGTTTTATAGGttttggtccatggtcacatgaccatgaaaggggcacgatagagctcaactgctaatcTCATTCGCAaccaagaagcaccaacacaggaagagaccaaggacaaaaatcaccctccaagacatgtcccaaatgaccaagttccttaattttctatctcctagtttcccgccacctttatacatatccatcaacagatgaactcattgatggCAGCGCACAGTGTCCAattgcttttcatagtcccaactttgaacattgtactgggacaatatgtatcttaaacccatatgGTAGGGCCAGAAGCTTGTGTTAGACGTCTAAACtacacctcacactagaaacagctgggtagattTCTCAACAtctcttatttttttctggtactgagctacaccatgtctgcattgcagcattttgtttGGGGTGAGATACAGTCAGCAGTCATTTTTAAAGATGCCACCCCATGTGTTTGCAttaatgtaaaatgggacatctataatatagacacacacgcatatacacagacacacagagagaggcaaaaatggaaagaGTTGAGTCATAGGAAcgctcaaggaagagggagtgaggtattgtagtgctgtaggttcctgaagtattggatctggtcagtaaaccagtgtagatgtggattgtaggatggcgtcctgcctggtggtatctggaccagcacagaggtgcagggatgaggagCGAAGATGACCAACATCTTTCCTCCCCAGTGTCAACTAGAAACTGTGCCCAATACCCAGCATTACCTTTGCTCGCTTAGCTACccagttctggttatgttaacatagagTGACTTCTGCtgctttttaacctacatgaatgtctagcagcttatgttatgTGACCTATCCTGGGTAGACCGGAGCAATGTGTGTTCACCACTTATAGACCTCCAACTACAAACTATTAATGCCAGGTGTAcattatcatggctattcaggagcaaacgagtggctcagacaactctatcagtggaaaacccactccagcatgggtgacactcaaaatagctacatcctTTAGATTTCAGCCcaactagcaggcagctccacccaagaagcttCCTTCATCATGGCTGCCTCTGACCCCcagggcaattgttctcatcttattgctctttggaacaggacctgagcgtcataaccttcgagaatcctaagccttttaggtttcttaagcttcctgaaacttctgaccttccttcttccctccagaagggaatgcttccATCCCAGTGGATTCCCAACACAagccatgaataaataaatgtccagaggtcctgaaacaacattcattcagtcaatgtaactaaagcaGAGCAAAGAACGTTCTTCCtgagtgctgtcctttggataccaaatgtctcccaaggtccAGTGCTAAGGGAGGGAATGCTGTAGCcaatggctgttgtttccccagcagcacatcctaagaccttaggtgtgcagtgtgaaacagccagaaTCCCTGCCCAAGtccccggcctcaaagaagaagataaaagaaactcagagaggaaaatagctaaacttgcaaaAACCTCGCCCGCCGCTTACAAATttgtgatttacttgaacagaagaaactacatatcccagctccacccctttccagaggttactttagcattagctcaaaatttcaaactacaagcaaagggggcccagagtgatgctacagaaaactgagttgagcaaacaaaactgtgtaatgaagATGCACCGGAAACACAAGGGAGCGTGGAGCAGACTGGGCTCTGTTCTACCCCTCATGCTattgccccctcccttctccacagagtggacctgcctttgcaggaagaaatacacaagttctgcccctctaagcagctctgacaagctcccaggggagttTAGAAGGACTTCCTACACTACCAGCCATGTCTCCactgtgctgacatgaatgagacatgaagctttggggaagtggagagaagagaggctcgcctggcagagaacagttctctcagctctgcacataaagacccatcctgaattctcagatggtgataaacagaaggggaggaagaagacccacactgagcagtccgGAGGCTGAGAGGATTTACCTTGTGTTTAGCACAAAGACGGAAATAATCCCATAAGTTCAGTGCCACTGTCCATGGAGAAACTAAAGCAGTGGCTCCGGCAgcagacatcccactaagagGTGGCTGATAAtactatcaagaatagcacttgcttaagaaCAGGGTCCTGACTAC
Encoded here:
- the LOC134484371 gene encoding Y-linked testis-specific protein 1-like, which translates into the protein MKPEHRTIATRQWTRSAVAYHTRSTAMKKRMSLRRMSTPSFQKQRRRRRPSPQALGNIVGCRISHGWKEGDDTITQWKAIVLDQLPTNPSLYLVKYDGIDCVYALELQSDERILNLKVLPHKVVFPQVKDAHLASAMVGRAVEHKFEGKHGSKDIWRGVVLAQVPIMKDSFYITYEKDPLLYIYQLLDDYAEGNLCIIPETPPAEVKSEVDSDILTGQCVQYTRSDGSKKIGKVIYQVLAKPSVYFIKFDGDVHIYVYNLVEKIH